The following DNA comes from Amycolatopsis solani.
CGTCATCTTCCTGGCGATCTGGCTGTGGCTGCTGTGGCTGCGCAAGGACGTCGCCCGCCGGATGGCGGCCGGCACCCTGGCGAGCCAGCAGCAGCCCCAGGCCTGACGTCCTACAGGTAGTCGCCGTCCGCCACGTCGTCGAGCAGCGTCGGATGGCGGGGTGACCAGCCGAGCAGCTCCCGGGTGAACGCGCTGGAGACGGGCGCGTCGGTGCCGTAGGCCCGGGCGATGAACGGGCTGGCGAAGTGCCCGGCGGCTTCCTCCGGGGTCAGCGAAACCGCCGGCACGCCGAGGCCGCGCCCGATCGTCTCCGCGATGCGCCGGAACGGCACGTTCTCCGCGGTCGCGTGCAGCACGCTCCCGGCCGGCGCGCCCTCCAGGGTCAGGCGGAAGACGACGGCCGCGTCGAGCCGGTGCACCGCGGGCCAGCGGTTGGCGCCGTCGCCGACGTAGGCCGACTGCCCGGTCTTGCGCGCGGTGTCCACGAGCCAGGCGATGAAGCCGTGGTCACCGGGACCGTGGACGGTCGGCGCGAGCCGGACGACGCTCGCCCGCACGCCACGCCCGGCGAAGTCCAGGCAGGCCCGCTCGCCCGCGATCCGGAAGGCGGCCAGCCCGGCCGCGTCGGGCTCGTCCCGCTCGGTGCTTTCCCGGCCGGCGGGCATGACCAGCGTGCCGGACGTGCTGACGAACGGCCGGCCCGAACCCACCAGGACCGCGCCGAGCGCCTCGATCGCGGTCCGGTCGCGGCGGGTCATGTCCTCGAGGTCGGTGAAGTCGCCCCCGAAAGCCATGTGCAGCACCGCGTCGGCGGCTTCGGCGCCGGTCCGCAGGCTGTCGAGGTCCTCCAGTGAGCCCCGGTGCGGGGTGGCGCCCAGCGACTCCAGCCGGGCGGCGGAGGCGTCGGAGCGCGCGAGGCCGGTGACGGTGTGGCCGGCCGCGATCAGCTCGGTGACGACGGCGGGTCCGGTGAGGCCGGAACCACCGGTGACGAAGACGTGCATGAAGGCATCTCCCGGTTGGTGACAGTGACTGACGCTACGAACTCTACCTCGTAGTGTCAGCGACTGTCGCTACAGGTAAGCTGACGAGGTGCCCCGGAGTGGAGAAGAAGCGCGTCGCCGCCTGCAGCAGGCCGCGCTCGAGCTGTACCGGGAACGCGGGTTCGACCAGACCACCACGGCCGAGATCGCCGCGCGGGCCGGCGTCACCGAGCGCACGTTCTTCCGGCACTTCCCGGACAAGCGCGAAGTGCTCTTCGACGGCGAAGCCACCCTTCGGGCGGACCTGACGGCTTCGGTGACCGCGGCGCCCGACGGGCTGCCGCCGCTCGAAGTCCTGATCCGCGCGTTCCGGAAGGCCGGGCGGATCATCGAGGGCAACCGGCCGTTCGCCGAACCGCGGCTCGCG
Coding sequences within:
- a CDS encoding SDR family oxidoreductase, with the protein product MHVFVTGGSGLTGPAVVTELIAAGHTVTGLARSDASAARLESLGATPHRGSLEDLDSLRTGAEAADAVLHMAFGGDFTDLEDMTRRDRTAIEALGAVLVGSGRPFVSTSGTLVMPAGRESTERDEPDAAGLAAFRIAGERACLDFAGRGVRASVVRLAPTVHGPGDHGFIAWLVDTARKTGQSAYVGDGANRWPAVHRLDAAVVFRLTLEGAPAGSVLHATAENVPFRRIAETIGRGLGVPAVSLTPEEAAGHFASPFIARAYGTDAPVSSAFTRELLGWSPRHPTLLDDVADGDYL
- a CDS encoding TetR family transcriptional regulator: MPRSGEEARRRLQQAALELYRERGFDQTTTAEIAARAGVTERTFFRHFPDKREVLFDGEATLRADLTASVTAAPDGLPPLEVLIRAFRKAGRIIEGNRPFAEPRLAVIAATPALRERDLAKAAAMSDALAAALRARGVADRTAALAAHVGWLTFHHAAGAWIEESARGLDEHLDEAFADLRALAAETGG